The DNA region GCCCGACGAGGCGCTCGCCGGGTACTGAGGCCGACCGGTGGACGCCCTCGCGCAGTCGCTCACGCGAGATGCCGGCGACGACGACCGGTTCCGCATCGAACTCCCCAGTGATCTCGCGCGCGTCGGCGACGTGGTCGACGCCGCCTGCGCCTGCTGTTTTCCCGACGGCCGAGAAAGCCGGCGGACTCGATTCCGTCTCTGCACCGTGCTGGCCGAAGCGGTGGCCAATGCGATGCTTTATGGCAATCACGGCGACCCGGCGCTCCTGGTCATCATCGAGATCGCGGTGGGCAACGAGGAGCTGGTGCTGTCGATCTCCGACCAGGGCGATGGGTTCGATCACACCGCGGTGCCACTGCTGCTCGGCGATGAATCGCTGGAAGCGACGCGAGGCCGCGGCCTCTATATGATCCACCGCCTCGCCGAGCACGTCGCGTTCAACGAACGCGGGAATACGATCTGGATCACGCTCCCCCGACACTGAGCCGCCTTGCCGCGGCGATCGCCCCGCTTGGCGCGCTCTGCCACGCCGTGCTCCGCGTGTGGCGACTCGACGGCGACCGCTGGTCGTTGCTGGCCGGAATGCCGGACGGCGATGCCCCGCACGCGCCGCGCCGCCGCGGCACCTCCGGCGATCACGCGTCGTGGCTTGCTCTTCCCGAACTTCCCGGCGCGTTCCTCGAGATTGTCGCGACCGGCACGTGCCCGGCCGAGGAGATCGCGCAGCACCTGATGCCGGTTGTCGAGACGCTCCTCGAAGCGGATCGGACTGCGGCGGCGCTCACCGGCGAACTCGCGGCACGCTACGAGGAAATCGACCTGCTCTATTCGATCGGCGAACTGCTCGGTCGTGCGCACGCCGTGGGCGAAGTGGCGTCGGTGATCCTGCGCGAGGTGACTGCCGTCGTCGGCGCACGCCGTGCAGGGCTTCGCGTGTACGATGCGAAGCGCGGCGTACTGCACTCGGTCGCCACGCTCGGCACTGAGCCCGGCGCCGTGCCGGACGACGTCGCGCTCGATGACGCCACCGCCGTGGTGGCGCGAGCCTTCCGCAGCGGACGCGTCGAGA from Gemmatimonadales bacterium includes:
- a CDS encoding ATP-binding protein produces the protein MDALAQSLTRDAGDDDRFRIELPSDLARVGDVVDAACACCFPDGRESRRTRFRLCTVLAEAVANAMLYGNHGDPALLVIIEIAVGNEELVLSISDQGDGFDHTAVPLLLGDESLEATRGRGLYMIHRLAEHVAFNERGNTIWITLPRH